One region of Litorilinea aerophila genomic DNA includes:
- a CDS encoding DNA polymerase III subunit, with translation MQPQAGEVALSSGLRHAYLLVGPPQVGKTTLARVFAQAVLCQGEGVRPCGRCRSCGLMGKGSHPDFRLIQPTDRDGHPDRANGTLRVEQAADIIHEASLRPVESASKFFLIQDFHTANDSFANKLLKTLEEPPPHVILCLTALSRQDVLPTIASRCQVLELRPLPLEEVRAALETQWQVEPAQAELLARLSQGRLGWAVRYLQDGEAAAARQEQLSQLAQLVVADRVERLQFAEKLASQRDDPQLFALLEGWTLWWRDVMLAQAGCLEECNNVDHLEIIQQHARQLSPQAVRTYVQTLGRVASYLRHTVNKRLALDVLLLQMPRAKAS, from the coding sequence ATGCAGCCCCAGGCCGGCGAGGTAGCCCTATCGTCGGGTCTGCGCCATGCCTACCTCCTGGTCGGTCCCCCCCAAGTGGGCAAGACGACCCTGGCCCGGGTGTTTGCGCAGGCGGTTCTCTGCCAGGGGGAAGGGGTACGTCCTTGCGGGCGTTGCCGCTCCTGTGGACTGATGGGGAAGGGGAGTCATCCTGATTTCCGCTTGATTCAGCCCACGGATCGGGATGGCCACCCCGACCGGGCCAATGGGACGCTGCGGGTGGAGCAGGCGGCCGATATCATCCACGAGGCCTCGTTGCGGCCGGTGGAAAGCGCCAGTAAGTTTTTTTTGATCCAGGACTTTCACACAGCCAACGACAGCTTTGCTAACAAGCTACTCAAGACGCTGGAAGAGCCGCCGCCCCACGTGATCCTCTGTCTGACGGCCTTAAGCCGCCAGGACGTCCTGCCCACCATTGCCAGCCGCTGCCAGGTGCTGGAGCTGCGCCCGCTTCCCCTGGAAGAGGTCCGGGCTGCGCTGGAAACCCAGTGGCAAGTGGAGCCGGCCCAGGCGGAATTGTTGGCCCGCCTTTCCCAGGGACGCCTGGGGTGGGCGGTCCGCTACCTGCAGGATGGGGAGGCTGCCGCCGCCCGTCAGGAGCAGCTGAGCCAGCTGGCCCAGTTGGTGGTCGCCGACCGGGTGGAACGGCTCCAGTTCGCAGAGAAGCTGGCCAGCCAGCGGGACGATCCGCAGCTCTTCGCCCTGCTAGAAGGGTGGACCCTCTGGTGGCGGGACGTGATGTTGGCCCAGGCCGGCTGCCTGGAGGAGTGCAATAACGTGGATCATCTGGAGATCATCCAGCAGCATGCCCGCCAGCTGTCCCCCCAGGCGGTACGCACCTATGTCCAGACCCTGGGGCGGGTGGCTTCTTACCTGCGCCACACGGTCAACAAGCGGCTGGCGCTGGATGTGCTGCTGTTGCAGATGCCCCGGGCCAAAGCTTCCTGA
- a CDS encoding PSP1 domain-containing protein, with translation MPIVVGIQFKPVTKIYHFDPGGLLDLAVGDYVIVDTARGQEVAQVIQPPHEIDERDVVGEMKSVVRRATAWDLVQKDLWAHKEQEALAICRTKAREHGLHIKIVRCEYNYDGGRLLVYFTAESRVDFRALVRELARIFHTRIEMRQIGVRDEAKLLDGVGKCGRQLCCTSWLREFTPVSIRMAKNQQLPLNPDEISGVCGRLLCCLSYEDAHYKEQNKKMPKLGAEVVTPQGVGRVRHLHPLRETVTVMLENMVLAEFPVAELISQKGSAGASCGTCGGCTVKRRASAEADNARVLQRRKRKKGEQDTSEESAGTKSGRRSRRRRRRRSRGQ, from the coding sequence ATGCCAATAGTCGTCGGAATCCAGTTTAAACCGGTTACCAAGATCTACCACTTTGACCCGGGCGGCCTCCTCGATCTGGCGGTGGGCGACTACGTCATCGTGGATACGGCCAGGGGCCAGGAAGTGGCCCAGGTCATCCAGCCCCCCCACGAGATCGATGAGCGGGACGTGGTGGGCGAGATGAAGAGCGTCGTCCGCCGGGCCACCGCCTGGGATCTGGTGCAGAAAGACCTGTGGGCCCACAAGGAACAGGAAGCCCTGGCCATCTGCCGTACCAAGGCCCGGGAGCACGGCCTCCACATCAAGATCGTGCGCTGTGAGTATAACTATGATGGCGGTCGGCTGCTGGTCTACTTCACAGCGGAATCGCGCGTGGACTTTCGAGCACTGGTGCGGGAGTTGGCCCGCATTTTCCACACCCGCATCGAGATGCGTCAGATCGGTGTGCGGGATGAAGCCAAGCTGCTGGATGGGGTGGGCAAATGCGGCCGTCAGCTCTGTTGTACCAGCTGGCTACGGGAATTCACGCCGGTCAGCATCCGGATGGCCAAAAACCAGCAGCTTCCCCTCAACCCCGATGAGATCAGCGGGGTCTGCGGGCGTCTGCTCTGCTGCCTCTCCTACGAGGACGCCCACTACAAGGAGCAGAACAAAAAGATGCCCAAGCTGGGGGCCGAGGTGGTGACCCCCCAGGGCGTGGGGCGGGTGCGCCACTTACATCCCCTGCGGGAGACGGTCACCGTCATGTTGGAAAACATGGTCCTGGCTGAATTCCCGGTGGCCGAGCTCATCAGCCAGAAGGGGAGCGCTGGCGCCAGCTGTGGTACCTGTGGGGGCTGCACGGTCAAGCGCCGTGCCAGCGCCGAGGCAGACAACGCCCGTGTCCTGCAGCGACGCAAGCGGAAAAAGGGGGAGCAGGACACCTCTGAAGAGTCTGCAGGGACGAAATCAGGGCGGCGCAGCCGGCGTCGACGTCGACGGCGCTCTCGGGGCCAGTGA
- a CDS encoding stage V sporulation protein S gives MAELIKVSAQSRSTAVAGAIAGVMREQGYAEVQAIGASAVNQAVKAIAIARGYLEQDHIDLVIVPSFTEVEIEGNERTAVRLSIFQRPPNLVPPTEQA, from the coding sequence ATGGCTGAACTCATCAAGGTTTCTGCTCAATCTCGTTCTACGGCTGTTGCCGGCGCCATCGCCGGGGTCATGCGGGAGCAAGGCTATGCGGAAGTACAGGCCATCGGCGCCAGCGCTGTCAACCAGGCGGTGAAGGCCATTGCCATTGCCCGAGGCTATCTGGAACAGGATCACATTGACCTGGTCATTGTGCCCAGCTTCACAGAAGTGGAAATTGAGGGCAATGAACGAACGGCGGTGCGCCTCTCCATCTTCCAGCGCCCGCCGAACCTGGTGCCTCCCACCGAGCAGGCATAA